Proteins encoded in a region of the Streptomyces sp. NBC_00513 genome:
- a CDS encoding integrase, whose amino-acid sequence MILTSSAAEWIPVFPADEPVVQGRPLHKDARRPDAQIPMFGDTRSWDYNGILERPANLAASQWKINFTGVLEPPAWNLLAREVAMILSNPQHETLQYKGLHLGYSAADVTTLHNSLSYLRGAVKWGRKNGLPDLPSEWEVADLKRHIKDLAKRLRPATVCGHVGLFQKMHAFSEVLTVGWPTAEPWPGKSAREVSKYVKKAELSTQAVAPDIWFPLIRAAWAFIHTFAPDVVRAVRCYGELRRAAGRSTAGKTAELKAWLADPDNEVPVYYDRDRPDEQPPRVNWRLMALFLGVAEELHHALFSERRRPSSRERREMVLNAVAEGRFTHAGPVQDLAEVTRADGSVGPWHPGFDAQQLHRLQTVLRDAAFALVAALSMMRDSELHKIRRNCIVEHYNSPAIASTLSKGNSNKPRKHWWISEPVAEAIAVAEIVSVHPDRVFAPIQRPDSNEAIDGSEMVSSFIAFVNEGRDWSGLDRIPEGDASPHMFRKTMAMLTDQFAGSEIALGIQLKHIATRALANSSTRGYAAADDAWAKHLESAIDAARFRRLKNLYQAHKDGEVIGFGRGADRVKTAFDQIIATVKARNVSSRVEEDLLRKARITIRFGVLNNCLYDPAQPAGAVCLENAIIPEGHTGPLPDRCRPDRCGNSMIGVEHVPIYDSHHRTQLKLLQTPGLAPCRRALITREAERAEAVLNQVQEASA is encoded by the coding sequence ATGATCCTTACCAGCTCCGCCGCCGAGTGGATCCCTGTCTTCCCCGCCGACGAACCCGTCGTCCAGGGCCGTCCACTGCACAAGGATGCTCGACGCCCGGACGCCCAGATCCCCATGTTCGGCGACACCAGGTCTTGGGACTACAACGGCATTCTCGAGCGCCCCGCCAACCTCGCCGCCAGCCAGTGGAAGATCAACTTCACAGGTGTTCTGGAGCCGCCGGCCTGGAACCTGCTGGCCCGCGAAGTCGCGATGATCCTTTCTAATCCGCAGCACGAGACGCTGCAGTACAAGGGCCTCCACCTCGGTTACTCCGCTGCGGACGTGACCACCTTGCACAATTCGCTCTCCTATCTCCGAGGAGCGGTTAAGTGGGGGCGGAAGAATGGCCTTCCTGACCTTCCGTCGGAGTGGGAGGTCGCCGACCTCAAACGCCACATCAAAGACCTGGCCAAACGCCTGCGGCCGGCTACGGTCTGCGGGCACGTCGGGCTCTTCCAGAAGATGCATGCGTTCAGCGAGGTGCTCACCGTCGGCTGGCCCACTGCGGAGCCCTGGCCCGGCAAGAGCGCCCGCGAGGTCTCGAAGTATGTCAAGAAGGCCGAACTGTCCACGCAGGCCGTCGCACCGGACATCTGGTTTCCGCTGATTCGTGCGGCCTGGGCGTTCATCCACACTTTCGCGCCGGACGTTGTCCGGGCCGTGCGATGCTACGGCGAACTCCGCCGGGCCGCCGGTCGGTCCACTGCGGGGAAGACCGCAGAACTCAAAGCGTGGCTCGCCGACCCGGACAACGAGGTCCCCGTCTACTACGACCGCGACCGGCCTGACGAGCAGCCCCCGCGGGTCAACTGGCGCTTGATGGCCCTGTTCCTTGGCGTCGCTGAAGAGCTTCACCATGCCCTGTTCTCCGAACGCCGCCGTCCGAGCAGCCGCGAGCGGCGCGAGATGGTCTTGAACGCCGTTGCCGAGGGCCGGTTCACCCATGCAGGACCCGTACAGGACCTGGCGGAGGTCACCCGAGCGGACGGCAGCGTCGGCCCATGGCACCCCGGCTTCGACGCCCAGCAACTCCACAGACTCCAAACGGTGCTGCGGGATGCCGCGTTCGCCCTGGTCGCGGCTTTGTCGATGATGCGCGACTCGGAGCTGCACAAGATCCGCCGCAACTGCATCGTCGAGCACTACAACTCGCCCGCTATCGCCTCGACCCTGAGCAAGGGCAACAGCAACAAGCCCCGCAAGCACTGGTGGATCTCCGAGCCGGTTGCCGAGGCCATCGCGGTCGCTGAAATCGTCTCAGTACACCCCGACCGGGTTTTCGCCCCGATCCAGAGGCCGGACTCCAACGAGGCCATCGACGGCTCCGAGATGGTGAGTTCCTTCATCGCCTTCGTCAACGAAGGCCGGGACTGGTCAGGGCTCGACCGGATCCCCGAAGGCGATGCATCGCCCCACATGTTCCGCAAGACCATGGCGATGCTGACCGACCAGTTCGCCGGATCGGAGATCGCCCTGGGCATTCAGCTCAAGCACATCGCCACCCGGGCTCTCGCCAACAGCTCCACCCGCGGCTATGCAGCCGCAGACGACGCTTGGGCCAAGCATCTGGAGAGCGCCATCGACGCCGCCCGCTTCAGGCGACTGAAGAACCTCTATCAGGCCCACAAGGACGGAGAGGTCATCGGCTTCGGCCGCGGAGCCGACCGCGTCAAAACCGCCTTCGACCAGATCATCGCAACCGTCAAAGCCCGAAACGTCAGCTCCCGCGTCGAAGAGGACCTCCTGCGCAAGGCCAGAATCACCATTCGCTTCGGCGTCCTCAACAACTGCCTCTACGACCCCGCGCAACCCGCCGGTGCGGTCTGCCTCGAGAACGCGATCATCCCGGAAGGCCATACAGGTCCGCTGCCGGATCGCTGCCGTCCCGACCGTTGCGGCAACAGCATGATCGGCGTCGAGCATGTCCCGATCTATGACTCCCATCACCGCACTCAGCTCAAGCTCCTTCAGACCCCCGGCTTGGCACCCTGCCGCCGAGCCCTCATCACCCGCGAAGCCGAGCGAGCCGAGGCCGTCCTGAACCAAGTCCAGGAGGCATCCGCATGA